From Salinirubellus salinus, the proteins below share one genomic window:
- a CDS encoding HD domain-containing protein — protein sequence MHDAVRDAFPELADLADADLADRVAQVWADGLAASDFETLEAVPFSPKYAEDIGDVRLVDHTRDVTRWATTLADTAVSLQDVDLDRDIVLAGAVLHDVSKLHEYSAYADGMFGDQVPHPYYGVHMVAAADLPTHLQHIVVSHSGSTPVKPTTIEAKLVEYGDLLAVHGLFWNTAEKLFPND from the coding sequence ATGCACGACGCAGTACGCGACGCGTTTCCGGAGCTGGCGGACCTCGCGGACGCCGACCTCGCCGACCGCGTGGCGCAGGTCTGGGCCGACGGCCTCGCGGCGAGCGACTTCGAGACGCTCGAGGCGGTGCCGTTCTCGCCGAAGTACGCCGAAGACATCGGTGACGTGCGGCTCGTCGACCACACCCGTGACGTGACGCGCTGGGCGACGACGCTCGCCGACACCGCGGTGTCGCTGCAGGACGTCGACCTCGACCGCGACATCGTTCTCGCGGGGGCCGTCCTCCACGACGTCAGCAAACTCCACGAGTACTCGGCGTACGCCGACGGGATGTTCGGCGACCAGGTCCCCCACCCGTACTACGGGGTGCACATGGTCGCGGCCGCGGACCTCCCGACCCACCTCCAGCACATCGTCGTCTCACACAGCGGCTCGACGCCGGTGAAACCAACAACCATCGAGGCGAAGCTCGTCGAGTACGGCGACCTGCTCGCGGTCCACGGGCTGTTCTGGAACACAGCGGAGAAACTGTTTCCCAACGACTGA
- a CDS encoding MaoC family dehydratase produces the protein MSTFPVAAETVAVGDSGPAVVVEALSREDFVRYAGASGDFARIHYDEPFAEAAGYPSVFGQGMLTAGFASTLVTDWFGIEHVRRFRTRFSAQVWPGDTVRVTGEVTDVTPTDDHVVVDVTFEATTGDDVVVLTGSATADLPH, from the coding sequence GTGAGCACGTTCCCCGTCGCGGCCGAGACCGTCGCCGTCGGTGATTCGGGGCCGGCAGTCGTCGTCGAGGCACTCTCGCGCGAGGACTTCGTTCGGTACGCGGGGGCGAGCGGCGACTTCGCGCGCATCCACTACGACGAGCCGTTCGCCGAGGCCGCCGGGTACCCGAGCGTGTTCGGACAGGGGATGTTGACCGCCGGCTTCGCGTCCACGCTGGTCACCGACTGGTTCGGTATCGAGCACGTCCGCCGGTTCAGGACGCGGTTCAGCGCGCAGGTGTGGCCCGGTGATACCGTCCGCGTGACCGGCGAGGTGACCGACGTGACACCCACGGACGACCACGTCGTCGTGGACGTGACGTTCGAAGCCACCACCGGGGACGACGTCGTCGTGCTGACCGGCAGCGCGACGGCCGACCTCCCGCACTGA
- a CDS encoding MaoC family dehydratase N-terminal domain-containing protein has protein sequence MPRYPLADLEAQVGTSNVTVRNLRVEGGKVEEFARAIHDDNPEFRATERDEPVVAPLTFTRTSYFPQYRTATADWEFGFELGFDRDRSVHGEQAYEFERPVREGDVLTGVTTLAEVYQREGGEGGTMTFAVFETEFRDADGDLVVVVRNTRIETGRPVGGEAEP, from the coding sequence ATGCCGCGATACCCACTCGCCGACCTCGAGGCACAGGTCGGCACGTCGAACGTCACAGTCCGGAATCTCCGGGTCGAGGGCGGGAAGGTCGAGGAGTTCGCCCGGGCGATACACGACGACAACCCCGAGTTCCGTGCGACCGAACGCGACGAGCCCGTGGTCGCGCCGTTGACGTTCACCCGGACGTCGTACTTCCCGCAGTACCGGACCGCGACCGCGGACTGGGAGTTCGGTTTCGAACTGGGGTTCGACCGCGACCGCAGCGTCCACGGCGAACAGGCGTACGAGTTCGAGCGGCCCGTCCGCGAGGGCGACGTCCTCACCGGCGTGACGACGCTCGCCGAGGTCTACCAGCGCGAGGGCGGCGAGGGCGGCACGATGACGTTCGCCGTGTTCGAGACCGAGTTCCGCGACGCCGACGGCGACCTCGTCGTCGTCGTCCGGAACACCCGCATCGAGACCGGGCGACCCGTCGGCGGGGAGGCGGAGCCGTGA
- a CDS encoding SDR family oxidoreductase: protein MLTDKVCIVAGGGNGIGRATATALGAAGASVVVNDLGVSLTGESETEQPAQQVVDAIEDAGGEAMAHYGDISSLEYTEELVADTVAEYGRVDGAVNFAGILQDSICYKMTGEQFDSVINVHLRGHFALLRNLAAHWRQRAQESDDGLASQRSFLAVSSTAATNGNVGQVNYAAAKGGILAMVRTAAKELHRTNVRVNALLPSAYTRMIASMPDEEFKQNYQENKPPEKVTPLVGYMMSDEATDITGCSLRASGDMVGLMNDPATVRAAVNDDGWTIESLAESFRETVGDGEELTRV, encoded by the coding sequence ATGTTGACCGACAAGGTTTGCATCGTCGCCGGCGGTGGCAACGGTATCGGCCGTGCGACGGCGACAGCACTCGGAGCGGCGGGCGCGAGCGTCGTGGTGAACGACCTCGGCGTCTCGCTCACCGGAGAATCGGAGACGGAACAGCCCGCCCAGCAGGTCGTCGACGCCATCGAGGACGCGGGCGGCGAGGCGATGGCCCACTACGGCGACATCAGTTCGCTCGAGTACACCGAGGAACTCGTCGCCGACACCGTCGCCGAGTACGGTCGCGTCGACGGCGCGGTGAACTTCGCGGGCATCCTGCAGGACAGCATCTGCTACAAGATGACCGGCGAGCAGTTCGATTCGGTGATCAACGTCCACCTCCGTGGGCACTTCGCGCTGCTGCGGAACCTCGCGGCACACTGGCGCCAGCGAGCCCAGGAGTCCGACGACGGCCTCGCCAGCCAGCGGTCGTTCCTCGCCGTCTCCAGTACGGCGGCGACGAACGGCAACGTCGGGCAGGTGAACTACGCCGCCGCGAAGGGCGGTATCCTCGCGATGGTACGGACCGCAGCGAAGGAGCTCCACCGCACCAACGTCCGGGTGAACGCGCTGTTGCCGTCGGCGTACACCCGGATGATCGCCTCGATGCCCGACGAGGAGTTCAAGCAGAACTACCAGGAGAACAAGCCCCCGGAGAAGGTCACGCCGCTCGTGGGGTACATGATGAGCGACGAGGCGACCGACATCACCGGCTGCTCGCTGCGCGCGAGCGGCGACATGGTGGGGTTGATGAACGACCCGGCGACGGTCAGGGCCGCCGTCAACGACGACGGGTGGACCATCGAGTCGCTCGCCGAGAGCTTCCGGGAGACCGTCGGCGACGGCGAGGAACTCACGCGGGTCTGA
- a CDS encoding acyl-CoA dehydrogenase family protein, with translation MCAASNKQDGLHFEPSQQVRLFNKQLDEFLRQEVEPLEDEYEQFLGEFGERNRVDDDGRLVDEYLEVRETIQRRSHEAGFYTMYMPEEYGGGGLSNLEFTQVIEHLHNRNPDGFHELILDTLSVRPAVIPMAHDDYQREKYFDPIMAADKHLAFGLTEPDHGSDVTWMDTHAEKDGDEWVIDGAKCFTTNAPYADFITVYARTSGEDGDARGISSFIVDADNPGWEVGKIQPPMGTQVGEQSFNHFTNCRVPDSHVVGEEGEALIDAMSWVNAARIRLPAEAVGRCQWMVEQCIEYAKDRKTFGEPIGERQFVQGHLADMRADIEMVRWLYRYAAWEIDRDNDPRWLLSAAKLRGAELWWDVADRAVQIHGGAGYMRSLPFESELRTARAARIYDGTDEVQRRTIARDLLNL, from the coding sequence ATGTGTGCGGCTAGCAACAAGCAGGACGGACTCCACTTCGAGCCATCGCAGCAGGTTCGACTGTTCAACAAGCAGCTCGACGAGTTCCTCAGACAGGAGGTCGAGCCCCTCGAAGACGAGTACGAGCAGTTCCTCGGCGAGTTCGGCGAGCGCAACCGCGTCGACGACGACGGCCGACTCGTCGACGAGTATCTCGAGGTCCGCGAGACCATCCAGCGGCGGTCACACGAGGCGGGCTTCTACACGATGTACATGCCCGAGGAGTACGGCGGCGGCGGACTCTCGAACCTCGAGTTCACGCAGGTCATCGAGCACCTCCACAACCGCAACCCCGACGGCTTCCACGAGCTCATCCTCGACACGCTCTCGGTGCGCCCGGCGGTCATCCCGATGGCCCACGACGACTATCAGCGCGAGAAGTACTTCGACCCCATCATGGCGGCCGACAAGCACCTCGCGTTCGGCCTCACCGAACCCGACCACGGCAGCGACGTGACCTGGATGGATACCCACGCCGAGAAGGACGGCGACGAGTGGGTCATCGACGGGGCGAAGTGCTTCACGACGAACGCGCCCTACGCGGACTTCATCACCGTCTACGCCCGCACGTCGGGCGAGGACGGCGACGCCCGCGGTATCTCGTCGTTCATCGTCGACGCCGACAACCCCGGCTGGGAGGTGGGCAAGATCCAGCCACCGATGGGCACGCAGGTCGGCGAGCAGTCGTTCAACCACTTCACGAACTGTCGCGTCCCCGACTCGCACGTGGTCGGCGAGGAGGGCGAGGCGCTCATCGACGCGATGTCGTGGGTCAACGCCGCGCGCATCCGTCTCCCCGCCGAGGCCGTGGGGCGGTGTCAGTGGATGGTCGAGCAGTGCATCGAGTACGCGAAGGACAGGAAGACGTTCGGCGAGCCCATCGGCGAACGGCAGTTCGTCCAGGGGCACCTCGCGGACATGCGCGCGGACATCGAGATGGTCCGCTGGCTCTACCGCTACGCGGCGTGGGAGATCGACCGCGACAACGACCCGCGGTGGCTGCTCAGCGCCGCGAAACTCCGTGGGGCCGAGCTGTGGTGGGACGTCGCCGACCGCGCCGTCCAGATCCACGGCGGGGCGGGCTACATGCGCTCGCTCCCGTTCGAGAGCGAACTGCGGACGGCACGCGCTGCCCGCATCTACGACGGCACCGACGAGGTCCAGCGCCGGACCATCGCCCGTGACCTGCTGAACCTCTGA
- a CDS encoding aspartate aminotransferase family protein has translation MTVGPPIEELHFSDAPNVSSVPGPRSRELIDQQFELESRVVTYPRSLPVAFEEGRGATLRDADGNVYIDFVAGAGVLNVGYSNPYVVEAVQEQTGRITHTLDFPSEARVEFLERLSSIAPGDLAGNSRLAFGGPTGTDAIEASIKLARANSDGSSLVAFRGGNHGQTAGALSLSGVNKYKTKGRGPYVPGVEHVPYPYPLQQGVSAEEAVERSIRELRELLEDPYSGIPDPIGVWVEAIQGSRGVVVPPREFLPRVRALCDEHDLMLVVDEIQTGMGRTGKWFASEWSETTPDAIAMGKALGGGHALSGIMFHEQFDTWEPGTHKGTFRGYVPAMVAGTRAIEYIEAHDLLAHGREVGELIRDRLRAAGETSPYVAEVRGEGMLTGIEFHDDDGEPFTQFVADLQRYCLDHGLVVWVSGRHGCVIRLLPPLVLTHELAERGCDVLCGGIEALTKRYA, from the coding sequence ATGACAGTCGGCCCCCCGATAGAGGAGCTGCACTTCTCCGACGCCCCGAACGTCTCGTCCGTTCCCGGCCCGCGTTCTCGCGAGCTGATCGACCAGCAGTTCGAACTCGAGAGTCGGGTCGTCACCTACCCGCGGTCGCTCCCCGTCGCCTTCGAGGAGGGTCGCGGCGCGACGCTGCGTGACGCCGACGGCAACGTCTACATCGACTTCGTGGCGGGGGCGGGCGTCCTCAACGTCGGCTACTCGAACCCCTACGTCGTCGAGGCCGTCCAGGAGCAGACGGGCCGCATCACCCACACGCTCGACTTCCCGAGCGAGGCACGCGTGGAGTTCCTCGAGCGGCTGTCGAGCATCGCCCCCGGCGATCTCGCGGGCAACAGCCGGCTCGCGTTCGGCGGGCCGACCGGCACCGACGCCATCGAGGCGAGCATCAAACTCGCGCGGGCGAACAGCGACGGCTCCTCGCTCGTCGCCTTCCGCGGCGGGAACCACGGACAGACGGCCGGCGCCCTCTCGCTCAGCGGCGTGAACAAGTACAAGACGAAGGGTCGCGGGCCGTACGTCCCCGGCGTCGAGCACGTCCCGTACCCGTACCCGCTCCAGCAGGGTGTGAGCGCCGAGGAAGCCGTCGAGCGCTCCATCCGTGAGCTTCGGGAGCTGCTCGAGGACCCGTACAGCGGCATCCCGGACCCCATCGGCGTCTGGGTCGAGGCGATACAGGGCTCTCGCGGCGTCGTCGTCCCGCCTCGCGAGTTCCTGCCGCGGGTCAGAGCGCTCTGTGACGAGCACGACCTCATGCTCGTCGTCGACGAGATACAGACCGGGATGGGGCGGACGGGCAAGTGGTTCGCCAGCGAGTGGTCCGAGACGACGCCCGACGCCATCGCGATGGGGAAGGCGCTCGGCGGCGGCCACGCGCTCTCCGGTATCATGTTCCACGAGCAGTTCGACACGTGGGAACCGGGGACCCACAAGGGCACCTTCCGGGGGTACGTCCCCGCCATGGTCGCCGGGACCCGCGCGATCGAGTACATCGAGGCGCACGACCTGCTGGCGCACGGCCGCGAGGTGGGCGAACTGATCCGGGACCGGCTCCGTGCGGCGGGAGAGACGAGTCCCTACGTCGCGGAGGTCCGGGGCGAGGGGATGCTCACGGGCATCGAGTTCCACGACGACGACGGCGAGCCGTTCACCCAGTTCGTCGCCGACCTCCAGCGCTACTGTCTCGACCACGGCCTCGTCGTGTGGGTGTCTGGCCGCCACGGCTGTGTGATCCGGCTCCTCCCCCCGCTCGTGCTCACACACGAGCTGGCCGAGCGGGGCTGTGACGTCCTCTGTGGCGGTATCGAGGCGCTGACGAAGCGGTACGCGTAG
- a CDS encoding HpcH/HpaI aldolase family protein produces the protein MSDRGRTTNTLRRALERGEPVLGAGVTTLDPAFVEVYGALGLDFVWLDFENAGPHPEDATVVAGLARAADAAGIEPLVRLPSGDPSLVRKVLDTGIQNLLVPRVETAAEVRRAVEAARFRYDGGVGERGYAGARASGWGGDTEDYAARQDANVLVGVMIENLTAVDDVEEILAVPDLGFTFLGPSDLSVSAGHPLETDHPDVTAAIETVRDASTAAGVPVGRTASSAAATTAALDAGFDLVRLGHEVGATRSLLGDRLAAVRNHLDG, from the coding sequence GTGAGTGACCGGGGGCGAACGACGAACACGCTTCGACGAGCGCTCGAACGGGGTGAACCCGTCCTCGGTGCCGGCGTCACGACGCTCGACCCGGCGTTCGTCGAGGTGTACGGTGCGCTCGGCCTCGACTTCGTCTGGCTCGACTTCGAGAACGCCGGTCCACACCCCGAGGACGCCACCGTCGTCGCGGGGCTCGCGCGGGCGGCCGACGCCGCGGGCATCGAACCGCTCGTGCGGCTCCCGTCCGGTGACCCCTCGCTGGTTCGGAAGGTGCTCGACACCGGCATCCAGAACCTGCTGGTCCCTCGCGTGGAGACCGCCGCGGAGGTCAGGCGCGCGGTCGAAGCCGCCCGATTCAGGTACGACGGTGGCGTCGGCGAGCGCGGCTACGCCGGCGCCCGCGCGAGCGGCTGGGGCGGCGACACCGAGGACTACGCCGCCCGGCAGGACGCGAACGTGCTCGTGGGCGTGATGATAGAGAACCTGACCGCCGTCGACGACGTCGAGGAGATACTGGCGGTCCCCGACCTCGGGTTCACGTTCCTCGGGCCGAGCGACCTCTCGGTGTCCGCGGGCCACCCGCTGGAGACCGACCACCCGGACGTGACGGCCGCCATCGAGACCGTGCGGGACGCGTCGACGGCGGCGGGCGTCCCGGTCGGCCGGACGGCATCGTCGGCCGCGGCGACGACGGCGGCACTCGACGCGGGGTTCGACCTCGTACGTCTCGGCCACGAGGTGGGCGCGACCCGTTCGCTCCTGGGCGACCGGCTCGCCGCCGTCCGGAACCACCTCGACGGCTGA
- a CDS encoding zinc-dependent alcohol dehydrogenase: MRAIVCDDFEECRVAEVPTPEPAADELLLAVKRVQLSITECQLYHGAEVVHYESVRDRMAAGDGLLFGHEFCAEVAEVGADVDGFTVGDRVYAAGKLPCHACTYCEAGYTQFCKAKATIGLQTPGACAEYLTLPPGPLRRVPDGVSDAEGAALQPMASAVLCVRDAEIADGDVVVVTGAGVMGYQCGQLALQQGASDVVAVDVNAEKAELAESRGMIGVDASTDDPVAVVDDLTDGIGADVVLECVGGDQSHANEGTDPLAQAVQMLRSGGRIVQVGSIAGELTVSPRQMRSKQLQWINPLRGVVSLGPNADSGDLAAKLVADGRVDIADCITHEVRGLDAFEEAVDITTNKADYGAFGPAQVVVSE, encoded by the coding sequence ATGCGAGCGATAGTCTGCGACGACTTCGAGGAGTGTCGCGTCGCCGAGGTACCGACTCCGGAGCCGGCGGCCGACGAACTGCTGCTGGCCGTCAAGCGCGTCCAGTTGAGCATCACGGAGTGTCAGCTCTACCACGGGGCGGAGGTCGTCCACTACGAGTCCGTCCGCGACCGGATGGCCGCGGGGGATGGCCTGCTGTTCGGCCACGAGTTCTGTGCGGAGGTCGCCGAGGTCGGCGCGGACGTCGACGGGTTCACCGTCGGCGACCGCGTCTACGCCGCCGGAAAGCTCCCGTGTCACGCGTGTACCTACTGTGAGGCCGGCTACACGCAGTTCTGCAAGGCGAAAGCCACCATCGGTCTCCAGACTCCGGGGGCGTGTGCGGAGTACCTGACGCTCCCACCGGGACCGCTCCGTCGCGTTCCCGACGGCGTCTCGGACGCGGAGGGGGCCGCACTCCAGCCGATGGCCAGCGCCGTCCTCTGTGTTCGGGACGCCGAGATCGCCGACGGCGACGTGGTCGTCGTCACCGGCGCGGGGGTGATGGGCTACCAGTGTGGCCAGCTCGCGCTCCAGCAGGGTGCGAGCGACGTCGTCGCGGTGGACGTCAACGCGGAGAAGGCCGAGCTGGCCGAGTCACGCGGGATGATCGGTGTCGACGCCTCGACCGACGACCCCGTCGCCGTCGTCGACGACCTCACCGACGGTATCGGTGCCGACGTCGTCCTCGAGTGCGTCGGCGGCGACCAGTCGCACGCCAACGAGGGGACCGACCCGCTCGCGCAGGCGGTCCAGATGCTCCGTTCCGGTGGTCGAATCGTGCAGGTGGGGAGCATCGCCGGCGAGCTGACGGTGAGTCCGCGGCAGATGCGCTCGAAGCAGCTCCAGTGGATCAACCCCCTGCGTGGCGTCGTCTCGCTCGGCCCGAACGCGGACTCCGGCGACCTCGCCGCGAAACTCGTCGCCGACGGCCGGGTCGACATCGCCGACTGTATCACCCACGAGGTACGGGGGCTCGACGCGTTCGAGGAAGCCGTCGACATCACGACGAACAAGGCGGACTACGGTGCGTTCGGCCCGGCGCAGGTGGTCGTCAGTGAGTGA
- a CDS encoding MBL fold metallo-hydrolase has product MPRTLTDGIEWIQGCIPRPGLTTDYVADPPDWYEPEREVHTCQNAYLVTGERTLLFDTLSPANREHVLEELDVALDGRDLDYLVVSHPEAPHAGNAFAILERHPEATLVAPAHGNEHELYHLGDAEQVAPGDTIDLGGREVEFLQPLFLDHAMHIWMRETTTGTFFPVDWLGFPHMDGECLTVVEELDHEVTVDQLLAFHGRVFFWYQYADVQKTNGVVEELADRYASDVVAPAHGLPITADAGAFIERMTAIVEHVSERGRLDVFG; this is encoded by the coding sequence ATGCCTAGAACCCTGACCGACGGCATCGAGTGGATCCAGGGGTGCATCCCACGGCCCGGCCTGACCACCGACTACGTCGCCGACCCGCCCGACTGGTACGAGCCCGAGCGCGAGGTCCACACCTGCCAGAACGCCTACCTCGTGACGGGCGAGCGGACGCTCCTGTTCGATACGCTCTCGCCGGCGAACCGCGAGCACGTGCTCGAGGAACTCGACGTCGCGCTCGACGGCCGCGACCTCGACTACCTCGTCGTCTCGCACCCGGAAGCGCCCCACGCCGGCAACGCGTTCGCCATCCTCGAGCGCCACCCGGAGGCGACGCTCGTCGCGCCCGCCCACGGTAACGAACACGAACTGTACCATCTCGGGGACGCCGAGCAGGTGGCTCCCGGCGACACCATCGACCTCGGGGGGCGCGAGGTCGAGTTCCTCCAGCCGCTGTTCCTCGACCACGCCATGCACATCTGGATGCGCGAGACGACGACTGGAACCTTCTTCCCGGTCGACTGGCTCGGCTTCCCACACATGGACGGTGAGTGTCTGACCGTCGTCGAGGAACTCGACCACGAGGTGACCGTCGACCAGTTGCTCGCGTTCCACGGGCGCGTCTTCTTCTGGTACCAGTACGCCGACGTCCAGAAGACGAACGGCGTCGTCGAGGAGCTCGCCGACCGCTACGCATCGGACGTCGTGGCGCCGGCTCACGGCCTCCCGATCACGGCCGACGCCGGGGCGTTCATCGAGCGGATGACGGCGATCGTCGAGCACGTGAGTGAACGCGGCCGTCTGGACGTGTTCGGGTGA
- a CDS encoding MBL fold metallo-hydrolase: MSVQLTEDVTWLAESYPHGEKHLHVSVYLVEHDDSYILVDSGSFYHREQIDAQLAETIGDAPVDALVLSHADLPHSGNVPEFRDRWPELTLVSSSGSPAVVGLGHADVTAEIGGTMDICGRTFSFVDPPLADIQHSTWIFDHDSGVLFTADGFGNYHAPEHAGEPFGAVDGGVPTADIRDYHRDALRWLCYVDPARIDPAVDALFEDLDVSVLAPTHGNPIEAADFPEYRARLWAAIEEISRTDPHDL; the protein is encoded by the coding sequence ATGTCCGTCCAGCTCACCGAGGACGTGACGTGGCTCGCCGAGAGCTACCCGCACGGCGAGAAGCACCTCCACGTCTCCGTCTACCTCGTCGAACACGACGACAGCTACATCCTCGTCGACTCGGGCTCGTTCTATCACCGCGAGCAGATCGACGCGCAACTCGCCGAGACCATCGGCGACGCGCCCGTCGACGCGCTCGTCCTCTCACACGCCGACCTCCCGCACTCGGGGAACGTCCCCGAGTTCCGGGACCGCTGGCCCGAGTTGACGCTCGTGTCGTCGTCGGGATCACCGGCGGTCGTCGGCCTCGGCCACGCCGACGTGACCGCCGAGATCGGCGGTACGATGGACATCTGCGGGCGGACGTTCTCGTTCGTCGACCCGCCGCTCGCGGACATCCAGCACTCGACGTGGATATTCGACCACGACTCGGGCGTGCTGTTCACGGCCGACGGTTTCGGCAACTACCACGCACCCGAACACGCCGGCGAGCCGTTCGGGGCCGTCGACGGCGGCGTCCCGACCGCGGACATCCGCGACTACCACCGGGACGCGCTCCGGTGGCTCTGCTACGTCGACCCGGCGCGTATCGACCCGGCCGTCGACGCGCTGTTCGAGGACCTCGACGTGTCGGTCCTCGCCCCGACGCACGGCAACCCGATCGAAGCCGCGGACTTCCCCGAGTACCGGGCACGACTCTGGGCGGCCATCGAGGAGATCTCGCGGACGGACCCCCACGACCTGTAG